One region of Paenibacillus polymyxa M1 genomic DNA includes:
- a CDS encoding carbohydrate ABC transporter permease, giving the protein MSQRKSAQLLQQLVFVGPMALFFVLIMVIPFLLGLYYSMTNWDGVSEHVRWLGLGNYVHIFKDDPDFRNAFWFTVRFTVCGVILTNLVGFFLAYALTKPLRTRNALRTVFFMPNMIGGLLLGFIWQFIFVRGFSAVGEATGLSFFKLPWLGDGPTAFWGTVIVFVWQYAGYLMVIYISSLNNVPHALIESAQIDGASRRQILRHIVVPLIMPAVTVCLFLAISWSFKVFELNLALTKGGPFKATESVALDIYNEAFTNNRLGLGTAKAMIFFVVVAIITSIQVRLTKKKEVEM; this is encoded by the coding sequence ATGAGCCAAAGAAAATCCGCGCAATTATTGCAGCAGCTCGTATTTGTGGGACCGATGGCGTTGTTTTTCGTCTTAATTATGGTCATTCCGTTCCTGCTGGGGCTGTATTATTCCATGACGAACTGGGATGGCGTATCTGAACATGTCCGATGGCTCGGGCTAGGGAATTACGTTCATATTTTTAAAGATGATCCGGATTTCCGTAATGCATTTTGGTTTACGGTCCGTTTTACCGTATGTGGTGTCATTCTAACGAACCTGGTGGGCTTTTTCCTGGCCTATGCGCTTACAAAGCCGTTGCGTACCCGCAATGCACTGCGAACTGTATTTTTTATGCCTAATATGATCGGCGGCTTACTGCTCGGCTTCATCTGGCAATTTATATTTGTACGCGGTTTTTCGGCGGTGGGAGAGGCGACAGGACTATCTTTTTTCAAACTACCGTGGTTGGGTGATGGGCCTACTGCTTTTTGGGGAACTGTCATTGTGTTTGTTTGGCAATACGCAGGTTATCTCATGGTTATTTACATATCCTCTCTAAATAATGTTCCGCACGCCCTTATTGAATCGGCCCAAATTGACGGTGCGAGTCGAAGACAGATTTTGCGTCATATCGTGGTGCCGCTTATTATGCCAGCAGTGACCGTCTGCTTGTTCCTAGCGATATCCTGGTCCTTTAAAGTATTTGAGTTGAATTTGGCTTTAACAAAGGGTGGGCCATTCAAGGCGACTGAGTCTGTAGCATTGGACATATATAATGAAGCGTTTACAAATAATCGACTTGGATTGGGAACTGCCAAGGCTATGATTTTCTTTGTGGTCGTTGCGATCATTACCAGCATTCAGGTGCGTCTCACGAAGAAAAAGGAGGTCGAAATGTAA
- a CDS encoding L-threonylcarbamoyladenylate synthase, with translation MSDKVNQMHDLHAGFVKKEIAEQEQALQPSHTHWWDVRCLVSDEDTTIPATLSFEVEKAASVGSVNNTDGDDPDELSAGQALITAEKGIREAAVLLQAGETVAFPTETVYGLGADARSTKAVEAVFAAKGRPSDNPLIVHISDAAQLKGMVAEINDTARALMNTFWPGPLTLVLPVVSQALSSRVTAGLDTVGVRMPDHPIALRLIAEAGCPLAAPSANRSGRPSPTLAQHVLEDLKGRIGGILDGGPTGVGLESTVVQVGDEGTVTILRPGGVTAEQLATVARSVVLDPALAHTPGQDADSLAPRSPGMKYTHYAPRGRLSVVQGPSSVEVTGWIRAALAEATARGERTAVLAFDDHAAGYAGERVYTLGKLDALHEAAQRLYSVLRRCDEDGVTYILAEACPPKGLGDAVMNRLLKAAGHRIIRL, from the coding sequence ATGAGCGATAAGGTGAATCAAATGCATGACTTGCACGCAGGTTTTGTGAAAAAAGAGATAGCAGAGCAGGAGCAGGCATTACAGCCTTCGCATACACACTGGTGGGATGTAAGATGTCTGGTTTCTGATGAGGACACGACTATACCTGCTACCTTGTCTTTTGAGGTGGAAAAAGCGGCTTCCGTTGGTTCTGTGAACAACACAGACGGGGATGATCCTGACGAGCTTTCAGCTGGACAGGCTCTAATCACTGCGGAAAAGGGCATACGGGAGGCCGCCGTACTTCTCCAGGCTGGAGAGACGGTAGCCTTTCCTACGGAAACCGTGTACGGACTGGGGGCTGATGCGCGCAGCACTAAAGCGGTAGAGGCGGTATTCGCTGCTAAAGGGCGTCCGTCCGATAATCCGCTCATTGTACATATTTCCGATGCTGCTCAATTAAAAGGCATGGTAGCGGAAATAAACGATACAGCCCGAGCGCTGATGAATACATTTTGGCCAGGACCGCTGACTCTCGTATTGCCAGTAGTGTCGCAGGCACTTTCATCGCGTGTGACAGCAGGACTGGACACGGTCGGTGTGCGCATGCCGGATCATCCGATAGCGCTACGCTTAATCGCAGAAGCTGGTTGCCCGCTGGCTGCACCAAGCGCCAATCGCTCGGGAAGACCCAGCCCGACTCTAGCACAGCATGTGCTGGAGGACCTGAAGGGCCGCATCGGCGGCATTTTGGACGGAGGCCCCACGGGGGTGGGACTGGAGTCCACAGTAGTACAAGTCGGTGACGAGGGAACCGTCACCATTTTGCGCCCAGGCGGTGTGACTGCTGAACAGCTCGCTACGGTTGCCCGCTCTGTCGTACTGGACCCGGCGCTGGCTCACACACCCGGGCAGGACGCCGATAGCCTGGCGCCACGCTCGCCGGGCATGAAGTATACGCACTACGCGCCACGAGGGCGCTTGAGCGTGGTACAAGGCCCGTCTTCTGTTGAAGTGACGGGCTGGATTCGCGCCGCGTTGGCGGAGGCTACCGCGCGCGGGGAGCGCACGGCGGTGCTCGCGTTCGACGACCATGCCGCCGGCTACGCCGGAGAACGAGTCTACACGCTGGGCAAGCTGGACGCGCTTCATGAGGCGGCGCAGCGCCTATACAGCGTACTGCGCCGCTGCGATGAGGACGGCGTCACCTACATTTTGGCGGAAGCCTGTCCGCCGAAAGGATTGGGAGACGCCGTCATGAATCGACTGCTTAAAGCGGCAGGTCATCGAATCATCCGTCTGTAG
- the prmC gene encoding peptide chain release factor N(5)-glutamine methyltransferase, producing the protein MGNERDCVYRMPPERNMSVREALVEASSFLGSCGVLEPQHNARLLLEHVLGLEGTRFYAALGDPFPSSVKDTWERIIARKAAGEPAQYIIGQQEFYGRPFAVSPSVLIPRPETELLVEAILQHGDRLWPSGAPHALDIGTGSGAIAVTLAAERPRWHVAAGDISAAALEIAAQNAAANGAVIEFREGDLLAPFAGTAVDILVSNPPYIPAADIAGLQPEVRDHEPRMALDGGPDGLGPYRAMLEQLGLLQAPPRLIGFELGMGQARDVAGLLEQAGHWKNILIIPDLAGIERHVLGVSE; encoded by the coding sequence TTGGGGAACGAACGCGATTGTGTGTATCGGATGCCGCCGGAACGGAACATGAGTGTCAGAGAAGCCTTAGTTGAGGCTTCTTCTTTTTTAGGAAGTTGCGGCGTGTTGGAGCCGCAGCATAATGCCCGCTTGCTGCTGGAACATGTGCTTGGGCTGGAAGGTACGAGGTTTTACGCCGCTCTGGGCGATCCGTTCCCTTCCTCCGTCAAGGACACATGGGAACGGATCATCGCCCGCAAAGCTGCGGGTGAACCGGCGCAGTATATTATCGGACAGCAGGAATTTTACGGCCGCCCGTTCGCGGTTTCACCGTCGGTGCTGATTCCGCGCCCCGAGACGGAACTGCTCGTCGAGGCGATACTCCAGCACGGCGACCGGCTGTGGCCGAGCGGTGCTCCGCACGCGCTCGACATCGGTACGGGCAGCGGCGCGATTGCCGTGACACTGGCGGCTGAGCGGCCACGCTGGCACGTGGCGGCAGGGGATATCTCAGCCGCTGCGCTCGAAATAGCGGCCCAGAACGCCGCTGCGAACGGCGCAGTCATAGAATTCCGCGAGGGCGATCTGCTGGCGCCGTTTGCGGGAACGGCGGTAGACATCCTCGTGTCCAACCCGCCATATATCCCGGCTGCTGACATCGCTGGCTTGCAGCCGGAGGTGCGCGACCATGAGCCGCGGATGGCACTGGATGGAGGTCCTGACGGGCTTGGCCCGTATCGGGCAATGCTGGAGCAACTGGGGCTCCTTCAGGCCCCACCCCGGCTAATCGGGTTTGAGCTGGGGATGGGACAGGCCAGAGACGTGGCTGGCCTGCTGGAACAGGCAGGTCATTGGAAGAACATTCTAATCATTCCTGACCTTGCGGGGATCGAGCGACATGTCCTAGGCGTCTCGGAGTAG
- a CDS encoding manganese efflux pump MntP family protein: protein MLAASADAGQVVTILIMAVALGMDALSLGVGIGMKGIRLRDVLRISTVIGFFHILMPLLGMFTGHYMSSLLGHVTTYFAGGLLILLGGHMVYNSFKGDGVHVLDHRSPLGLLLFALGVSIDSFSVGVSLGMFQSDLVLTVLAFGFCGGAMAMLGLLLGRKVSRNLGDYGEAVGGAILLAFGFMFMF from the coding sequence ATGCTGGCAGCCTCTGCCGATGCTGGGCAGGTTGTAACGATTCTGATCATGGCGGTAGCGCTAGGGATGGATGCGCTATCGCTGGGCGTAGGGATCGGTATGAAGGGGATACGCCTGCGAGACGTGCTGCGCATCAGCACTGTGATTGGTTTTTTTCACATCCTGATGCCATTGCTGGGAATGTTCACAGGCCATTATATGAGTTCTTTATTAGGCCATGTGACGACCTACTTCGCAGGGGGATTACTCATCCTTTTGGGCGGGCATATGGTATATAATTCCTTCAAGGGGGACGGCGTACACGTTTTGGATCATCGGTCGCCTTTGGGTCTTTTGCTGTTTGCGCTTGGGGTGAGCATTGACTCATTTTCTGTGGGAGTGTCACTGGGAATGTTCCAGAGTGACCTGGTGCTGACTGTTCTGGCCTTTGGTTTTTGCGGGGGAGCGATGGCGATGCTGGGGCTGTTACTGGGGCGCAAGGTCAGCCGTAATCTTGGGGATTATGGAGAAGCAGTGGGCGGTGCTATTTTGCTGGCATTCGGCTTTATGTTTATGTTTTGA
- a CDS encoding carbohydrate ABC transporter permease, with protein sequence MEKTSNYRLSTWVAEILLIVVGLIFLVPFYFLLVNSVKSFGDILAHSASWPTTFRFENYANAWNKINFPTALGNSLIVTIVSNALLLLISSMAAYQMVRHDTLFNRFLFGLLVAAMVVPFQSIMLPLMEVSNVLSLNNSIPGLILCYLGFGAPLSVFLFHGFIKTVPIEVEQAARVDGSSRYGVFFRIVCPLLLPMFVTVLILNTLWIWNDYLLPSLILNDPELRTIPIATYMLFGQYTKQWDLALPALVLGITPIVVFFLVMQKYIVSGIAAGAVKG encoded by the coding sequence ATGGAAAAAACATCGAACTATCGTTTAAGCACATGGGTAGCCGAAATATTGCTTATTGTGGTTGGGTTGATCTTTCTAGTTCCGTTCTATTTTTTGCTCGTGAACTCCGTTAAATCTTTTGGAGACATTTTGGCCCATTCCGCTTCGTGGCCGACAACCTTCCGTTTTGAAAACTATGCTAACGCCTGGAATAAAATAAACTTTCCCACAGCACTCGGGAATTCACTGATCGTCACCATCGTCAGCAATGCGCTTTTGCTGTTGATCAGCTCGATGGCCGCCTACCAAATGGTTCGGCATGACACTCTTTTTAATCGGTTCCTGTTCGGACTGCTTGTGGCTGCGATGGTCGTGCCTTTTCAATCGATTATGTTGCCGCTTATGGAAGTGTCCAACGTATTGAGTCTGAACAACAGCATACCAGGACTAATTTTGTGCTATCTGGGTTTTGGAGCGCCTTTATCAGTTTTTCTGTTTCATGGCTTTATTAAAACGGTACCTATTGAGGTTGAGCAGGCGGCGAGAGTGGACGGGTCCTCTCGTTACGGGGTGTTTTTTCGCATCGTTTGTCCACTGCTGCTCCCTATGTTCGTGACCGTACTTATTTTGAATACGTTATGGATCTGGAATGATTACTTGCTGCCTTCGCTCATTTTGAATGATCCTGAGCTGCGTACGATTCCTATTGCGACCTATATGCTGTTTGGTCAATATACCAAGCAATGGGACTTGGCGTTGCCCGCACTGGTACTTGGAATCACGCCAATCGTTGTGTTTTTTCTGGTGATGCAAAAATACATCGTTTCCGGCATTGCGGCCGGAGCGGTTAAAGGCTGA
- a CDS encoding FtsW/RodA/SpoVE family cell cycle protein: MLQKLKKIDGPVIFILVLLMAISIITVYSAGRGPTNLAEHGNDYQKMIGYYILGFVAILGLAIVDFRIFIKKALYVYGGGIFLLILGFFGGTVNNSQGFLKIGGLNLQPAEVFKLVLIIFLAYMLIKKRKSKLYFIQDVLPVALVSFVPFAMVMAQNDLGNALGYIVIVIGMLWIGNVKASHALIGFIVFAVAVGGGIKAYISFHDEIDSFMKGIGRSHWVERLDPWLVPEEATAKASYHTKNAKLAIASGGMMGKGFLQGTSVQSGRVPYTYADSIFVVVAEEFGFVGSSILLLLYFILIHRMILISLECRDRAGPYIIVGIVSMLLYQIFENIGAFLGIMPLTGITLPFISYGGTSLLINMASIGLVMSIKVHGQELEDDLPQPSRVSLTKAKKA, encoded by the coding sequence ATGCTTCAGAAATTGAAAAAAATTGATGGTCCGGTTATTTTTATTCTGGTTTTGCTCATGGCGATTAGTATCATAACGGTATACAGTGCTGGTAGGGGTCCTACGAACTTGGCAGAGCACGGCAACGACTACCAGAAGATGATCGGGTATTATATATTGGGCTTTGTAGCGATCTTGGGTTTAGCGATAGTCGATTTTCGGATATTCATTAAAAAAGCCTTGTATGTATATGGAGGCGGGATATTCCTGTTGATTCTCGGCTTTTTTGGCGGGACGGTTAATAACTCTCAAGGCTTTTTGAAAATTGGTGGCTTAAATCTTCAGCCTGCCGAGGTATTCAAGCTGGTTCTTATCATTTTTTTGGCGTATATGCTGATTAAAAAGCGCAAGAGCAAGCTGTATTTTATTCAAGATGTTCTTCCAGTTGCTCTGGTGAGCTTTGTCCCGTTTGCCATGGTCATGGCACAAAATGACTTGGGTAATGCGCTCGGTTACATTGTCATCGTCATTGGTATGCTATGGATTGGTAATGTGAAGGCATCCCATGCGCTAATCGGATTTATCGTATTTGCAGTCGCCGTTGGTGGAGGGATCAAAGCGTATATCTCGTTTCACGATGAGATTGATTCCTTTATGAAAGGTATTGGCCGTAGTCACTGGGTAGAGCGTTTGGACCCTTGGCTGGTACCGGAAGAAGCAACCGCGAAGGCATCTTATCATACGAAAAATGCCAAACTGGCCATAGCTTCTGGCGGGATGATGGGCAAGGGCTTTTTGCAAGGAACCTCGGTACAGTCCGGGCGTGTTCCCTATACGTATGCGGATTCTATTTTTGTAGTTGTAGCAGAGGAGTTTGGGTTTGTAGGCTCATCCATTCTGCTATTGCTATATTTTATTTTGATTCACCGAATGATCCTGATTTCGCTGGAATGTCGGGATCGGGCTGGCCCGTATATAATTGTCGGGATTGTGTCCATGTTGCTGTATCAGATTTTTGAGAACATTGGTGCGTTTCTGGGCATTATGCCACTTACGGGGATTACGCTTCCATTCATAAGCTATGGCGGTACCTCGTTGCTTATTAACATGGCTAGTATTGGCTTGGTTATGAGTATTAAGGTGCATGGCCAGGAGTTAGAGGATGACCTGCCACAGCCTTCCAGAGTAAGCTTGACGAAGGCGAAAAAAGCCTAG
- the spoIIR gene encoding stage II sporulation protein R: MRSWMKQTAMILFCISILMMSWEGQKTDAAMTTGARETLASGVATTGLKVIPHDSIRLRILANSDRPEDQLVKREIRDAIVQQMNAWVGELDNPQSLNQARVLIDAHLPEIDRLVGSELARRGIAYDHQVELASVPFPTKMYGGLVYPAGNYEALRVTLGQGKGQNWWCVLFPPLCFIDAGSGEATAQTVSAKTSQEDNRMNAADKEPEVRFFLWDALTGLWSWVSGLFA; the protein is encoded by the coding sequence ATGAGAAGTTGGATGAAGCAAACTGCAATGATACTCTTTTGTATATCGATATTAATGATGTCTTGGGAAGGTCAAAAAACGGATGCTGCGATGACCACGGGAGCAAGAGAGACTTTAGCGTCTGGAGTGGCCACCACAGGGTTGAAGGTAATTCCGCACGATTCCATCCGACTGCGCATTTTGGCTAATTCGGATCGTCCAGAGGATCAGTTGGTTAAGCGCGAAATACGGGATGCCATTGTGCAGCAGATGAATGCGTGGGTGGGTGAGCTGGACAATCCACAAAGCCTAAATCAAGCCAGAGTGTTGATTGATGCACATTTGCCTGAAATTGATCGCTTGGTAGGTTCGGAACTAGCTCGACGCGGTATAGCGTATGATCATCAGGTGGAACTGGCAAGTGTACCTTTTCCGACGAAAATGTACGGTGGTCTTGTCTACCCGGCAGGGAATTATGAGGCACTTCGGGTTACACTGGGGCAAGGAAAAGGACAAAATTGGTGGTGTGTGCTGTTCCCGCCGTTGTGCTTTATTGATGCAGGCAGTGGTGAAGCAACAGCACAAACTGTATCGGCAAAAACGAGTCAAGAAGACAATCGAATGAATGCTGCTGACAAAGAGCCGGAAGTACGTTTTTTCCTGTGGGATGCCCTTACGGGTCTGTGGAGCTGGGTGAGTGGTTTGTTTGCCTAA
- the glyA gene encoding serine hydroxymethyltransferase translates to MMEHLRKSDPAVMEAMGLELKRQRHNIELIASENIVSEAVMEAMGSVLTNKYAEGYPNKRYYGGCEHVDIVEDIARDRAKELFGAEHANVQPHSGAQANMAVYLAALQPGDTVLGMNLAHGGHLTHGSPVNASGLLYNFAAYGVREDNFRIDYDEVRKAAFKHRPRLIVAGASAYPRTIDFEAFASIANDVGALFMVDMAHIAGLVAAGIHPSPVPHAQFVTTTTHKTLRGPRGGLILTRKAWAQAIDKAIFPGTQGGPLMHVIASKAVALGEALQPSFKTYAQNVVRNAQVLAETLLAEGINIVSGGTDNHLMLLDTRNLNITGKEAEHVLDSVGITVNKNAIPFDPTSPFVTSGIRIGTPAATSRGMDEEAMVKIGKIIADTLKNPKDDTVLSKASQAVGELTDKFPIYPGTQY, encoded by the coding sequence ATGATGGAACATCTGCGTAAAAGTGACCCGGCAGTGATGGAAGCAATGGGGCTTGAACTAAAACGGCAACGCCACAATATCGAGCTGATCGCATCCGAGAATATCGTCAGTGAAGCAGTAATGGAAGCCATGGGCTCCGTGCTTACCAATAAATATGCTGAAGGTTATCCGAACAAACGCTACTATGGTGGCTGTGAGCATGTAGATATCGTCGAAGATATTGCACGTGACCGCGCGAAAGAATTATTCGGCGCCGAGCATGCGAACGTGCAGCCTCACTCTGGAGCACAAGCTAACATGGCGGTATATCTGGCAGCTCTTCAACCTGGAGATACTGTGCTGGGTATGAATCTGGCGCATGGCGGCCACTTAACACACGGAAGCCCGGTTAATGCCTCCGGTTTGTTGTATAACTTTGCTGCTTACGGTGTACGTGAAGACAACTTCCGTATCGACTACGATGAAGTGCGCAAAGCGGCCTTCAAGCACCGCCCTCGTTTGATCGTAGCTGGTGCAAGTGCATATCCGCGTACTATTGATTTTGAAGCTTTTGCTTCCATTGCTAATGATGTAGGTGCTTTATTCATGGTGGATATGGCACATATCGCAGGTCTCGTGGCAGCAGGGATTCACCCTAGTCCAGTTCCTCATGCCCAATTTGTGACAACAACGACACACAAAACGCTACGTGGTCCGCGTGGGGGTCTAATTCTGACTCGCAAAGCGTGGGCGCAAGCGATTGATAAAGCTATCTTCCCTGGTACTCAAGGTGGACCATTGATGCACGTGATCGCATCCAAAGCAGTTGCTTTGGGTGAAGCGCTCCAGCCATCATTCAAAACCTATGCGCAAAACGTAGTCCGCAATGCGCAGGTGCTGGCTGAAACACTGCTGGCAGAGGGGATTAATATTGTATCCGGGGGTACGGATAATCACCTGATGCTGTTGGACACACGCAATTTGAATATCACAGGTAAAGAAGCGGAGCATGTATTGGATTCCGTGGGTATCACGGTCAACAAAAACGCCATTCCTTTTGACCCAACGAGTCCGTTTGTTACTAGCGGGATCCGTATTGGTACACCTGCTGCAACTTCTCGTGGTATGGATGAAGAGGCTATGGTTAAAATCGGTAAAATCATTGCTGATACTCTTAAAAATCCAAAAGATGATACTGTATTGTCCAAAGCAAGCCAAGCGGTTGGCGAGTTGACAGACAAGTTCCCGATTTATCCAGGAACGCAATACTAA
- a CDS encoding low molecular weight protein arginine phosphatase has protein sequence MKNILFVCTGNTCRSPMAEGMLRKLAAEHGLELDVRSAGVAAMDGTPISRHAEAVLRDHDISDQITSTPLSDGLAEWAHLILTLTQGHKQHVVQRFPQTAGKVFTLKEYVEDRDAVLNDVQELDGLYASQQLMASLGQELSTQERERMIELHQRIPGFDISDPFGGSREDYDVTAAEIRTALHKLLDKLKGSSE, from the coding sequence TTGAAGAATATTTTATTTGTATGCACAGGGAACACCTGTCGCAGTCCAATGGCTGAGGGAATGCTGCGTAAGCTGGCTGCTGAGCATGGTCTGGAACTGGACGTGCGTTCCGCTGGAGTAGCTGCGATGGACGGCACGCCGATATCCCGACATGCAGAGGCGGTTCTGCGTGATCACGATATATCCGATCAGATCACTTCAACTCCTTTAAGCGACGGGCTTGCCGAGTGGGCACATCTGATCTTAACCTTGACACAAGGACATAAACAGCATGTCGTACAGCGGTTCCCCCAAACGGCAGGCAAAGTATTTACGCTGAAGGAATATGTGGAGGACCGGGACGCAGTGCTGAATGACGTACAGGAGTTAGATGGCTTGTATGCTTCACAGCAGTTGATGGCTTCACTCGGACAAGAGCTATCGACGCAGGAGCGTGAACGAATGATTGAATTACACCAACGGATTCCGGGCTTCGATATCTCAGATCCATTTGGTGGTTCGCGTGAGGACTACGATGTCACAGCGGCAGAAATCCGTACGGCTTTGCATAAGTTGTTGGACAAGCTAAAAGGTTCTTCCGAATAA
- a CDS encoding TIGR01440 family protein gives MVEQLDHEISLEAQTASVVREIAEAASLKAGRLLVIGASTSEVAGSRIGTAGALDVAQQVLSGVESVRREYGFDVAFQCCEHLNRALVVERSLLERLGLMEVAAVPVRTAGGSMATVAYRSMDDACLAANVQAHAGIDIGETLIGMHLRPIAVPFRPSLRWIGEARVTATFTRPPLIGGQRAVYSLEQEAGGNCD, from the coding sequence ATGGTAGAACAATTGGATCATGAGATTTCACTCGAAGCACAGACCGCTTCTGTCGTGCGGGAAATTGCAGAAGCGGCCAGTCTCAAAGCTGGTCGCCTGCTGGTTATTGGCGCAAGCACGAGTGAAGTGGCTGGAAGTCGGATCGGCACAGCAGGAGCGCTCGATGTGGCTCAGCAAGTGCTGTCTGGAGTAGAATCCGTTCGCAGAGAGTATGGCTTTGACGTGGCGTTTCAATGCTGTGAGCACTTGAACCGAGCACTGGTCGTTGAGCGTTCTCTACTGGAGCGATTAGGACTGATGGAGGTTGCGGCTGTTCCTGTTCGTACAGCAGGGGGCTCTATGGCTACCGTTGCCTATCGCTCTATGGATGATGCATGTCTGGCGGCGAACGTGCAGGCTCATGCCGGGATAGACATCGGCGAAACGCTGATTGGCATGCATCTGCGCCCAATTGCCGTTCCGTTTCGCCCAAGCCTTCGCTGGATTGGTGAAGCACGTGTGACAGCTACGTTCACTCGTCCTCCACTTATTGGCGGACAACGGGCAGTGTACAGTCTGGAACAAGAAGCCGGCGGAAACTGCGATTAG